The proteins below come from a single Molothrus ater isolate BHLD 08-10-18 breed brown headed cowbird chromosome 3, BPBGC_Mater_1.1, whole genome shotgun sequence genomic window:
- the NSL1 gene encoding kinetochore-associated protein NSL1 homolog, translating to MPRPAGRHRAAAGSASGPAFSPRPGREMEAPPEPEAAGAGPGPGPGPEPEPEPEPGPGPGPEPEPEPEPEPGPGPEPEPGEARRDPRVRCCSRRGLGAVLELCAPFVRALAQGQPGGAAAEADALWNFETAVRENVTINGQPWEEASDDSRLQSDSNIKILEDQFDELIVETATRRKQWPKKILVHAIETMKAEQEMLKLYQPVVKPADIRPQPSQDAYIADLKQATEVASKQISEAMQSIPALIEKAEGFSQALTLQPTLELCKLRQEVFSGFKVKEENNVQNSVPPGEVTPTGTVSSKNPYVLLKRRKAADSPGRRRYPLRRRKITLSA from the exons ATGCCGCGCCCGGCGGGAAGGCACCGGGCGGCCGCGGGTTCCGCTTCCGGGCCGGCATTTTCCCCGCGTCCCGGGCGGGAAATGGAGGCGCCGCCGGAGCCCgaggcggcgggcgcggggccggggccggggccggggccggagccggagccggagccggagccggggccggggccggggccggagccggagccggagccggagccggagccggggccggggccggaaCCGGAGCCGGGGGAGGCGCGGCGGGACCCGCGGGTGCGGTGCTGCTCGCGGCGCGGGCTGGGCGCGGTGCTGGAGCTGTGCGCGCCCTTCGTGCGGGCCCTGGCGCAGGGACagcccggcggggccgccgccgaGGCGGACGCACTCTGG AACTTCGAGACAGCGGTGCGGGAGAACGTCACCATTAacgggcagccctgggaggaggcCTCGGATGACTCCCGGCTGCAGAGCG ATTCCAATATTAAAATTCTGGAGGATCAATTTGATGAATTAATAGTAGAGACAGCAACTAGGCGTAAACAGTGGCCTAAAAAGATCCTGGTGCATGCTATCGAAACCATGAAAGCAGAGCAAGAGATGTTG AAGCTCTACCAGCCTGTGGTAAAACCAGCAGACATAAGacctcagccttctcaag ATGCTTACATCGCAGACCTGAAGCAGGCAACAGAGGTGGCATCCAAACAGATCAGCGAAGCAATGCAG TCTATCCCAGCACTCATAGAAAAAGCAGAAGGTTTTTCCCAAGCATTGACTTTGCAACCAACCTTGGAACTCTGCAAGCTGCGGCAAGAAGTCTTTTCTGGTTTCAAGGTGAAGGAGGAAAACAATGTCCAAAATTCAGTACCACCAGGAGAAGTCACACCAACAGGAACTGTTTCCAGTAAAAATCCTTATGTTttgctgaaaagaagaaaagctgcagatTCCCCTGGGAGAAGGCGCTACCCACTGCGGCGGAGGAAGATCACTCTCAGTGCatga